A region from the Populus trichocarpa isolate Nisqually-1 chromosome 18, P.trichocarpa_v4.1, whole genome shotgun sequence genome encodes:
- the LOC7476689 gene encoding histidine-containing phosphotransfer protein 4, which translates to MDRKQLQHQVASMRKSLFDQGYLDDQFNQLEDLQDEANPNFVEEVVTLFYSDSARFIQNIEQAMIKKPNIDFGKLDDYMHQFKGSSSSFGAKKVKKECSQFRECCSAGNIEGCIKTFQQLKQEHATLRRKLETYFQLVKQAGIAGRT; encoded by the exons ATGGACAGGAAACAATTGCAACACCAGGTCGCCTCCATGAGGAAGTCCCTGTTTGATCAG GGATACCTTGATGATCAATTCAATCAACTCGAGGATTTGCAAGATGAAGCAAACCCAAATTTTGTAGAGGAAGTTGTGACACTGTTCTACAGTGACTCCGCTAGATTCATTCAGAACATTGAGCAGGCAAT GATCAAGAAGCCTAATATTGATTTTGGCAAGCTGGATGATTATATGCATCAGTTCAAGGGTAGTAGCTCAAG CTTTGGAGCCAAGAAGGTGAAAAAGGAATGCTCACAGTTCAGGGAATGCTGCTCTGCTGGAAACATCGAAGG ATGCATCAAGACATTTCAACAACTCAAGCAAGAGCATGCCACTTTGAGGAGGAAGCTAGAAACTTACTTTCAG TTGGTAAAACAAGCTGGAATAGCTGGGAGAACATGA
- the LOC18107730 gene encoding RING-H2 finger protein ATL39, with protein MGFFAEESGLIVAHLIYKAALALAVLIWAWDWALRFKNRAHLSSSSNDSLQQYHPVPSPHQVMDGLISTTFNDVIERVPGVCDTCAVCLSQLRDQDEVRELRNCGHVFHKECIDRWVDHDHDHDHDHDHDENHNTCPLCRAPLPTTSRSLAWTRTEPSWAVERILYLFGDDLIT; from the coding sequence atggGCTTCTTTGCAGAAGAGTCAGGGTTAATAGTAGCCCATCTTATCTACAAGGCAGCTCTTGCTTTAGCAGTCTTGATATGGGCCTGGGACTGGGCTCTGAGATTTAAGAACAGAGCCCATTTATCCTCCTCTAGCAATGATTCTCTACAGCAATATCATCCTGTTCCTTCTCCACATCAAGTTATGGACGGTCTGATTTCGACCACTTTCAATGACGTCATAGAGAGGGTGCCAGGGGTTTGTGACACATGTGCTGTCTGCTTGAGCCAGTTGAGGGATCAAGATGAGGTCAGAGAGTTGAGGAACTGCGGCCACGTGTTCCATAAGGAGTGCATAGATAGATGGGTagatcatgatcatgatcacGATCACGATCACGATCATGACGAGAATCACAATACCTGCCCACTGTGCAGGGCACCGTTGCCGACAACCTCACGAAGTCTGGCTTGGACCAGGACTGAGCCTAGTTGGGCCGTTGAGAGAATTCTCTACCTCTTCGGGGATGATTTGATTACGTGA
- the LOC7463778 gene encoding vacuolar protein sorting-associated protein 27 yields the protein MMSTEPPAFQEASRCDVCKCSFNTFRRRHHCRCCGRTLCHEHSSNQMALPQFGILSNARVCADCFNNSTRSEKVDGVDSITDKVSRLDIDTEKHPKPEPTTQNQSAAGVIECKCGMPLCICEAPAAKTDPVPKQVKLSSTFTSQSNSKPKKTDAVPKNRGSTSSSKPSSVFNHGQITNGGVDKPQMDYEVNGEGLREAIKNGDTVAVKKLLSEGVDANYRDKQGMSLLHLAALFNRTDIAFILMDSGASMNYKNAQGETPLDCAPATLQYKMKQKMEECGQQGPHASV from the exons ATGATGTCAACGGAGCCTCCAGCTTTTCAAGAAGCATCTCGCTGTGACGTCTGCAAATGCAGCTTCAACACTTTCCGTCGCCGT CATCATTGCCGTTGTTGCGGAAGGACATTATGCCATGAACACTCGTCAAATCAAATg GCTTTGCCGCAGTTTGGGATACTCTCGAATGCTAGAGTTTGTGCTGATTGTTTTAACAATTCTACCCG ATCAGAGAAAGTTGATGGAGTTGATTCCATAACAGATAAAGTTTCTAGATTAGACATTGATACAGAAAAACATCCAAAACCAGAACCAACAACACAGAATCAATCTGCTGCAGGTGTTATAGAGTGTAAGTGTGGGATGCCTTTATGCATCTGCGAAGCACCAGCAGCAAAAACAGATCCGGTTCCCAAGCAG GTAAAACTTTCTTCCACCTTCACATCCCAGTCGaattcaaaaccaaagaaaacagATGCTGTTCCGAAGAACAGAGGCTCCACTTCAAGCAGCAAGCCTAG TTCGGTTTTCAATCATGGCCAAATTACAAATGGTGGTGTAGATAAACCTCAGATGGATTATGAAGTCAATGGAGAG GGTTTAAGGGAAGCCATAAAGAATGGTGATACTGTTGCAGTCAAGAAGCTTTTGAGTGAG GGTGTGGATGCAAATTATCGTGATAAGCAAGGAATGTCTTTGCTACATCTG GCTGCACTATTTAATCGAACTGACATAGCGTTCATCCTTATGGACTCCGGGGCAAGCATGAACTATAAGAATGCGCAAG GGGAAACGCCATTGGACTGCGCTCCTGCAACTTTGCAGTACAAGATGAAACAGAAAATGGAGGAATGTGGACAACAGGGGCCACATGCCAGTGTTTGA
- the LOC7476687 gene encoding protein TIFY 3B isoform X1, translating to MEAQQPDSRKEMKPREDMEVKKEQEVMGSCKEGAGLLEKNGVHHLWAPSYWPMTMATSRPNVTIPTPDQLTIFYGGSVVVFDSIPAEKVHEIMLIAAAAVKPGDMKKSGSPTGTPVLTRSPSMQSTAAPQGQTYSRQNSICRMQAELPIARRQSLQRFFKKRRDRLVSKSPYPTSPAGKEADTTEPGISAAPPPDAGCFGKPLASEELQPKVAANVV from the exons ATGGAGGCTCAACAACCTGATTCTCGTAAGGAAATGAAGCCACGAGAAGATATGGAAGTGAAGAAGGAGCAAGAGGTTATGGGATCTTGCAAGGAAGGTGCTGGCTTGTTGGAGAAAAATGGGGTTCATCATCTTTGGGCACCCAGTTACTG GCCCATGACAATGGCGACTTCTAGACCAAATGTCACCATTCCTACTCCAGATCAGCTCACCATCTTCTATGGTGGAAGTGTTGTTGTGTTTGATTCAATTCCTGCAGAAAAG GTTCATGAAATTATGCTTATTGCTGCAGCTGCTGTCAAACCTGGTGACATGAAAAAGAGTGGTTCTCCTACTGGTACACCAGTTCTTACAAGGTCTCCTTCAATGCAAAGCACTGCTGCACCCCAGGGCCAAACATATAGTCGTCAGAATTCCATCTGCAGAATGCAAGCTG agtTGCCTATTGCGAGGAGACAATCCCTGCAGCGTTTCTTCAAGAAGCGACGGGACAG GTTGGTGAGCAAAAGTCCATATCCCACTTCGCCAGCAGGAAAAGAGGCAGACACCACAGAACCTGGTATTAGTGCCGCACCTCCACCAGATGCAGGTTGCTTTGGAAAACCTCTAGCATCAGAAGAACTTCAACCGAAGGTTGCTGCCAACGTTGTTTGA
- the LOC7476687 gene encoding protein TIFY 3 isoform X2 yields MEEVDAFLIIPGRPMTMATSRPNVTIPTPDQLTIFYGGSVVVFDSIPAEKVHEIMLIAAAAVKPGDMKKSGSPTGTPVLTRSPSMQSTAAPQGQTYSRQNSICRMQAELPIARRQSLQRFFKKRRDRLVSKSPYPTSPAGKEADTTEPGISAAPPPDAGCFGKPLASEELQPKVAANVV; encoded by the exons ATGGAGGAAGTAGACGCTTTTCTCATCATTCCAGGGAG GCCCATGACAATGGCGACTTCTAGACCAAATGTCACCATTCCTACTCCAGATCAGCTCACCATCTTCTATGGTGGAAGTGTTGTTGTGTTTGATTCAATTCCTGCAGAAAAG GTTCATGAAATTATGCTTATTGCTGCAGCTGCTGTCAAACCTGGTGACATGAAAAAGAGTGGTTCTCCTACTGGTACACCAGTTCTTACAAGGTCTCCTTCAATGCAAAGCACTGCTGCACCCCAGGGCCAAACATATAGTCGTCAGAATTCCATCTGCAGAATGCAAGCTG agtTGCCTATTGCGAGGAGACAATCCCTGCAGCGTTTCTTCAAGAAGCGACGGGACAG GTTGGTGAGCAAAAGTCCATATCCCACTTCGCCAGCAGGAAAAGAGGCAGACACCACAGAACCTGGTATTAGTGCCGCACCTCCACCAGATGCAGGTTGCTTTGGAAAACCTCTAGCATCAGAAGAACTTCAACCGAAGGTTGCTGCCAACGTTGTTTGA